CGCGACGCTCACGCGGCTCGCGCAGCTCGAAGGCAAGCGGATCGCGGTCGGCCGCGAAGGCAGCGGCACGCGGCTGCTCGCGCTGCAACTGCTCGCGGCGAACGGCATCGAACCCGGCGGCAGCACGACGCTGGTGCCGAGCGACGGCTTGCAGGCCGCCACGCAGCTGGTCGCCGGCGAGCTCGACGCGGCGATCCTGAGCGGCGACTCCGCGACGCGCGGCCTGATGCTGCGGCTGCTGCGGGTGCCCGGCATCGCGGTGATGAATTTCGACGAAGCGAACGCCTATACGCGCGTCTTTCCGTTTCTCGACCAGATCGACCTGCCGCCCGGCGTGCTCGATCTGAAGCGGCGCATCCCGCCCGAGACCGTGCACCTGATCAGCCCGACGGTCGAGCTGGTCGCGCGCAGCACGCTGCATCCGGCGATTTCGGATCTGTTGATCGAAGCGGCGCAGGAAGTACACGGCACCGCGGGCCTGTTGCAGCACGCCGGACAGTTCCCGAACCCGGTCGCGCACGAGTACCCGATCAGCGAGGACGCGCAGCGTTACTACCGGACCGGCAAGGGCTTTCTGTATCGGACGCTGCCGTTCTGGCTCGCGAGCATCGGCGATCGCACGCTGGTCCTGCTGTTGCCGGTCGCCGTGCTGCTGTTGCCCGCCATGCGGGTGATTCCGGCGCTGTACCGGTGGCGGGTGCGCTCGCGCATCTATCGTTACTACGGTTCGCTGATTGCGATCGAGCGGCACGCGCTCGCCGGCGCAACCGACGAGGAGCGCACGCAGCTACTGGGGCAACTGGACGAGATCGAGGCGGCGCTGAGCCATCTGCGCATGCCGCTCGCTTATGCGGATGCGTTTTATGTGCTGCGCGAGCATGTGGGATTCGTGCGCAGCCGGCTAACGGCTGCGCGGCCCGTCATGGCCTCGTGACCGAGACGGCGACGGGCGATGCCAAGTTTAGGCTTGGGACGGAGCGGAGGCCGGAGCGGTGGCTTGCGGATCGTCTTGCGCACTGGTTTGCGCTTGCGCGTCCGTGCTCGCGGCAGCCGCCGGCGCATCAGGGCTTGCCGTCGCTTCGGCCGCCTTCTGCGCGCCCTTCGCCGCGCGATGCGCGAGCAGGCGCTGTGCGCCGGCCGCTTCCTGCGCCGTCACCTTGCCGGCTTCGACGCCCGCCAGATCGACGCGCGCCGCGCCTTCGACGAGGCTCTTCCAGTAGCGCCCGCCACGGCACCACGTCTTGATCGCGTCGCGCAACTCGGCTTCGCTCAGCGACAGTTCCTTCGCATGCACGACTAGATCTTCGAAAACGCCGATCTTCAGCGGCAGCTTCGGGGCGGGATTCTTTGGGAAAGCGACCGGGAAACGTTTTTGCAGACGACCGATCGAGCGCACCACCGGATCCACCGGCTTGGCGTCCGCGGGGGCGGCATGGCGCGCCGGCTGCGAGCGGCCGGCGCGCGCGCCGGGCTTGCCGTCGGGGCGAGCGCCGGCGTTCGCGGCCGGCTTCGCACCGGGCCGGCCACCCGGCTTCGTGCCGGGATTGGCGCCACGGTCGGGATGTGAGCCAGGATTTGAAGCAGGCTTGCCAGCGGACTTCGAAGCGGGGCGCGCGGCCGATTGGCGATCGGGCTTGCCGGCCGACTCGGCGGCGGCGCGCGCCGCGGCCAGTTGCTTCTTCAGTTCAGCGAGTTGTTCGAAACCCATAGTGCAAAACCAATCTGTCGATCTGTAAAGCTGAGATTGTAGCAGCGTGCGCGCAGGCGCTTGTGACAACCCGAGCGAGAGCGACGATCGTCAATTCGTGGCTGCGGCCGGCGCGGGCGCATCGCGCGCGCGCAGCCCGGTGACCGACACCCGCAAACCGGGCGCGCCGACGTTGTTGCGCAGCGACAGCTCGAGCTGATGCCGCTCGGCGATCCGCGCGACGATCGCGAGGCCGAGTCCACTGCCCTCGCCCTTCGAGCCGTCGCCGCGATAGAAACGGTCGAACACGCGTTCGCGTTCCGCCTCGGGAATCCCCGAACCGCTATCGACGACCTCGAAGCCGACGCACTCGCCCGCGCGCCGCAGCACCACGTCGACACGGCCGCCGGGCGGCGTATGACGGATGGCGTTATTAATCAGGTTGCCTAACAACACGCTGATACTGTGCGGCTCGGCGAGCACCGTATAGGTGTCGTTCGGCGCGCGCGCGTGTTCGCACTCCAGGCCGAGATCGATCTCGCGCAGCTCCGCGAGCACGGAATAATCGCTGACCGCCTGCTCGCCGATGCGGCGCAGGCTGACCGGCACCGTCGAGGTCACGGGCTGCGCGTCTTCGCGCGCGAGCGCCAGCAGTTGCTGCACGAGGTGAATGATCCGATTCACGCGCTGTTCGACGCGCTCGAGCGTCTGCCCCTCGCCCTTCAGTGAACCATCGCGCGAGGCCGCCTGCAGTTGCAGCTTCAGCGCCGCGAGCGGTGAGCGCAATTCGTGCGCGGCATCGGCGATAAACGTGCGCTGCGCTTGCGATGCCGTATGCAAGCGTTGCAGCAGATCATTCAGCGCTTCGACGAGCGGCCGGATTTCGACCGGCACGTTGCCGTCGAGCCGCAGCGGTTCGAGCGAATCGATCGAACGCGTCGCGAGCGCGCGCGACAGCCCGCCGATCGGCGCGAGCCCGCGCGCGACCACCAGCAGCACCAGCGCGATGGTCACCGGCAGCAGCACGCCAAGCGGCCACAGCGTGTGCAGCGCGAGATGCAACGCGAGGTCCTCGCGCACCGAGACCGGCTGCGCGACCTGCACGTAGCGGTCTTTCTGCGCGACGCCGAAGGTGCGCCAGTGGTAGTCGCCGTGCGGCACCGTGTTGAAGCCCGGCGGCAGACGCCCGAACACCGGCGCCTGCGCGGAGTGATAGACGAGCGTACCGCTGCTGTCCCAGATCTCGATGACGATGCGGTCGTCGGCGAGATCGCCGAGGTCGGGGTCATGCCGCTCGCTGCTGCCCGCGCCGCGCAGCCCCGACGGCAGCGACAGCGCGACGGTGCGTAGTTCGTAGTCGAACAGCTCGGTCGCCTCGCGCCGCGCGGTATGGAAGATCGCGAAAGCCGCGACCAACGAGGTCGCCGCCATGCCGAAGATCAGCCAACCGAGCAGCCAGCGGCGAATCGA
Above is a window of Paraburkholderia sprentiae WSM5005 DNA encoding:
- a CDS encoding ATP-binding protein, producing MTSIRRWLLGWLIFGMAATSLVAAFAIFHTARREATELFDYELRTVALSLPSGLRGAGSSERHDPDLGDLADDRIVIEIWDSSGTLVYHSAQAPVFGRLPPGFNTVPHGDYHWRTFGVAQKDRYVQVAQPVSVREDLALHLALHTLWPLGVLLPVTIALVLLVVARGLAPIGGLSRALATRSIDSLEPLRLDGNVPVEIRPLVEALNDLLQRLHTASQAQRTFIADAAHELRSPLAALKLQLQAASRDGSLKGEGQTLERVEQRVNRIIHLVQQLLALAREDAQPVTSTVPVSLRRIGEQAVSDYSVLAELREIDLGLECEHARAPNDTYTVLAEPHSISVLLGNLINNAIRHTPPGGRVDVVLRRAGECVGFEVVDSGSGIPEAERERVFDRFYRGDGSKGEGSGLGLAIVARIAERHQLELSLRNNVGAPGLRVSVTGLRARDAPAPAAATN
- a CDS encoding ProQ/FinO family protein, producing the protein MGFEQLAELKKQLAAARAAAESAGKPDRQSAARPASKSAGKPASNPGSHPDRGANPGTKPGGRPGAKPAANAGARPDGKPGARAGRSQPARHAAPADAKPVDPVVRSIGRLQKRFPVAFPKNPAPKLPLKIGVFEDLVVHAKELSLSEAELRDAIKTWCRGGRYWKSLVEGAARVDLAGVEAGKVTAQEAAGAQRLLAHRAAKGAQKAAEATASPDAPAAAASTDAQAQTSAQDDPQATAPASAPSQA
- a CDS encoding TAXI family TRAP transporter solute-binding subunit, with amino-acid sequence MKAQRPRPPHFPGEATRAEWREHLLPYFVTALLIAFAVVLIVWVANPAPPRTITISAGPRDSSFVVTANQYRKILARNGIRLNVLESDGSVENLQRLLDPKQHVDIAFVQGGVAEGLDTSSLVSLGSVFYVPIVVFYRGATLTRLAQLEGKRIAVGREGSGTRLLALQLLAANGIEPGGSTTLVPSDGLQAATQLVAGELDAAILSGDSATRGLMLRLLRVPGIAVMNFDEANAYTRVFPFLDQIDLPPGVLDLKRRIPPETVHLISPTVELVARSTLHPAISDLLIEAAQEVHGTAGLLQHAGQFPNPVAHEYPISEDAQRYYRTGKGFLYRTLPFWLASIGDRTLVLLLPVAVLLLPAMRVIPALYRWRVRSRIYRYYGSLIAIERHALAGATDEERTQLLGQLDEIEAALSHLRMPLAYADAFYVLREHVGFVRSRLTAARPVMAS